Proteins encoded together in one Gemmatimonadota bacterium DH-78 window:
- a CDS encoding DotU family type IV/VI secretion system protein, with product MSSTTLVPSARGGLAQALQEAFTVTVRLRTGRQVATDADQFRTRMKSLLATADREARAAGYPSDEVKRAIYAFVAFLDESVLNSPQAMFEQWARQPLQEEIFGDHMAGETFFRHLRDLLGRPDSESVADTLEVYQLCLLLGFRGRFGGADRSELGGLVGEIDAKIRRSRGGATTLAPEWGLPAEALHAPRDPWIRTFAMVAIASAVVALALFALFSMLLSGSVGTLESLAAAG from the coding sequence ATGAGTTCGACAACCCTCGTCCCCTCCGCGCGCGGCGGGCTCGCGCAGGCGCTGCAGGAGGCCTTCACGGTCACGGTGCGGCTGCGCACCGGCCGTCAGGTGGCCACCGACGCGGACCAGTTTCGCACCCGCATGAAGTCGCTGCTGGCCACCGCCGATCGCGAGGCGCGTGCAGCGGGTTACCCCTCCGACGAGGTGAAGCGGGCGATCTACGCCTTCGTCGCCTTTCTCGACGAGAGCGTGTTGAACTCCCCGCAGGCGATGTTCGAGCAATGGGCCCGGCAACCGCTTCAGGAGGAGATCTTCGGCGACCACATGGCCGGCGAGACCTTCTTCCGCCACCTTCGCGACCTGCTCGGGCGTCCCGACTCGGAGTCGGTGGCCGACACCCTCGAGGTGTACCAGCTCTGCCTGCTCCTCGGATTCCGCGGGCGCTTCGGCGGCGCCGACCGCTCCGAACTCGGCGGCCTCGTGGGCGAGATCGACGCCAAGATCCGCCGCAGCCGCGGGGGCGCGACCACCCTCGCCCCGGAGTGGGGGCTGCCGGCCGAAGCGCTGCACGCGCCCCGCGACCCCTGGATCCGCACCTTCGCGATGGTCGCGATCGCCTCGGCGGTAGTGGCGCTCGCCCTCTTCGCACTCTTCTCCATGCTGCTGTCCGGCTCGGTCGGGACGCTCGAGTCCCTGGCCGCCGCCGGCTGA
- a CDS encoding ImcF-related family protein: MPIRVRVWLLTTATFLLFALLAWAMGRVAGDTVTGLSTYRFAVMALGLLAAGSVYRFLSVRWKGRIRGEKAAAREDHIAATFRDARKRLGASEAEETSLARLPTVLVLGPRGAAKTTVVVESGLDPELLAGETHRGDAVVPTEGANVWYAGGLVFVEAGGALVDQPERWEALLSHTQPARFKAALGLGSQAPRVALVCVGCDEFTQPGASEQAVSLARRLRERLTEAAQALGVRLPVYVLFTRADRLPYYDDFVRHLDRGEAAGALGATLPIEPPSDAPWAEAEGARIDRRIDTLLQTLALKRPDLLARERDAAAQAGVYEFPREVDRIREPMRRFLVELCRPSQLGASPFLRSFHFTGVRALVVDDPTGAAAPVSSPDAEPAMGATQVFDAARLRAAAAAPVQSRSRRVPDWAFLKPFFRSVLAADENGRITTTGGARVDGLRRSLLTAAAAAAVIWTVGMLVSFRGNRAIADRVETVAGEVRAVESDGSPIPSAETLNALDTLRAELAALRSHAENGRPLGLRWGLYRGDEVLEPGLLVWLQAFERALGLPARHALLDQLAALPEEPTEASEYGRTYDALKAYLILTDHPEESTVAFLPDAMLASWSAARSLDEDRAVVLRRQLDFFAEVIRDGNPVAGAVDTQVLASSRDFLGRFGDADRFYQSMVADAASSGEEVRLASIPGAAGLLSGNAIVPAHFTVGAWDYLRTRLRDLDALFSSEDWVLGAQVVSAQDRQQLADDLWARYQTDYAAAWHGFLQATAAAPFGGPADAARRLAGLSDGQSPLLQAVAVAARHTRPQPELFQPLHAVAPPEGDDGRLIGEWNQGYVGALASLQSTLDAVAAANGPARTGALGQAEQSVRQAEQSVGMIAQGFNGQPDGARVTGTAVRTLLESPIRRAGALVGALPSAELNGRGRQFCQDFSQLLQGYPFQPGSPIDANLDDVVAALQPGQSALWAFYQDALQSLIAPQGTRYVARPGADPSANPAFVTFFNRAADASASLFDAQGAGPQVVFVLRPQTSDALPEITVSIDGQTQTFTRTQAAARTFIWEGARARDARITGRLGGAVVPLVEVPDGPWALFRLFQLADWQDLGGSRYQLTWRVPNQTLSFSAELNLAAPAPIFERAFLDGLSCVSTVSR, translated from the coding sequence ATGCCGATTCGCGTCAGGGTCTGGCTGCTGACGACGGCCACCTTCCTGCTCTTCGCCCTGCTCGCGTGGGCGATGGGTCGGGTGGCCGGAGACACGGTCACCGGGCTCTCCACCTATCGGTTCGCGGTGATGGCGCTGGGACTCCTGGCCGCCGGGTCGGTCTACCGGTTCCTGTCGGTGCGTTGGAAGGGTCGCATCCGGGGGGAGAAGGCGGCGGCGCGCGAGGACCACATCGCGGCCACCTTCCGCGACGCGCGCAAGCGCCTCGGCGCGAGCGAGGCGGAAGAGACGTCGCTCGCCCGGCTGCCCACCGTGCTGGTGCTGGGTCCGCGCGGTGCGGCCAAGACGACGGTGGTGGTGGAGTCGGGACTCGACCCCGAACTGCTGGCGGGCGAGACGCACCGCGGCGACGCGGTGGTGCCCACCGAGGGCGCGAACGTCTGGTACGCCGGCGGCCTGGTGTTCGTGGAAGCCGGGGGGGCCCTCGTCGACCAGCCCGAGCGCTGGGAAGCGCTGCTGAGCCACACGCAGCCCGCGCGCTTCAAGGCCGCCCTCGGCCTCGGCAGCCAGGCACCCCGGGTGGCCCTGGTCTGCGTGGGCTGCGACGAATTCACCCAGCCGGGCGCTTCGGAGCAGGCCGTTTCTCTGGCCCGCCGGCTTCGGGAGCGACTCACCGAGGCCGCCCAGGCCCTCGGCGTGCGACTGCCGGTGTACGTGCTCTTCACCCGCGCCGACCGCCTGCCCTACTACGACGACTTCGTGCGGCATCTCGACCGCGGCGAAGCGGCGGGCGCGCTCGGGGCCACCCTGCCGATCGAGCCCCCCTCCGACGCCCCGTGGGCCGAAGCGGAGGGAGCCCGCATCGACCGCCGCATCGACACCCTGCTGCAGACCCTCGCACTGAAGCGCCCCGACCTGCTGGCGCGCGAACGCGATGCGGCCGCACAGGCGGGGGTGTACGAATTCCCCCGCGAGGTGGACCGCATTCGCGAGCCCATGCGCCGGTTCCTGGTCGAACTCTGCCGGCCCAGTCAGCTCGGGGCGAGCCCCTTCCTGCGCAGCTTCCACTTCACCGGTGTGCGGGCGCTGGTCGTGGACGACCCCACGGGGGCCGCCGCTCCCGTGTCGTCGCCCGACGCGGAGCCGGCCATGGGAGCCACCCAGGTCTTCGATGCGGCCCGCCTCCGAGCGGCCGCGGCGGCCCCCGTGCAGAGCCGCTCCCGTCGAGTGCCCGACTGGGCGTTCCTGAAGCCCTTCTTCCGCTCCGTGCTCGCCGCCGACGAGAACGGCCGCATCACCACCACGGGTGGGGCGCGCGTCGACGGCCTCCGACGCAGCCTGCTCACCGCCGCCGCCGCCGCTGCCGTGATCTGGACCGTGGGCATGCTGGTGTCGTTCCGGGGCAATCGCGCGATCGCCGACCGGGTGGAGACGGTGGCGGGCGAGGTGCGGGCCGTCGAGTCGGACGGCTCGCCGATCCCCTCCGCCGAGACCCTGAACGCCCTCGACACCCTGCGGGCCGAGCTCGCGGCGCTGCGGAGCCACGCCGAGAACGGTCGCCCGCTCGGGCTCCGCTGGGGCCTCTATCGAGGCGACGAGGTGCTCGAGCCGGGACTGCTCGTCTGGCTGCAGGCCTTCGAGCGGGCCCTCGGGCTCCCGGCGCGCCACGCCCTGCTCGACCAGCTCGCCGCACTGCCCGAGGAGCCGACCGAGGCCTCGGAGTACGGGCGCACCTACGACGCGCTGAAGGCCTACCTGATCCTCACCGACCACCCCGAGGAGAGCACGGTCGCCTTCCTCCCCGACGCGATGCTCGCCAGCTGGTCGGCGGCGCGCTCCCTCGACGAGGACCGCGCCGTGGTGCTCCGGCGCCAGCTCGACTTTTTCGCCGAAGTGATCCGCGACGGCAACCCGGTGGCGGGTGCCGTCGACACGCAGGTGCTGGCCTCGTCGCGCGACTTTCTCGGTCGCTTCGGCGACGCCGACCGCTTCTATCAGTCGATGGTGGCCGATGCGGCGTCGTCGGGCGAGGAGGTGCGCCTCGCCTCCATCCCGGGAGCGGCGGGACTTCTGAGTGGCAACGCGATCGTCCCGGCGCACTTCACGGTGGGTGCCTGGGACTACCTGCGCACGCGCCTCCGCGACCTCGACGCGCTCTTCTCCTCGGAGGACTGGGTGCTGGGCGCGCAGGTCGTATCGGCGCAGGACCGGCAGCAGCTCGCCGACGACCTGTGGGCGCGCTACCAGACCGACTACGCGGCCGCCTGGCACGGGTTTCTGCAGGCGACCGCCGCCGCGCCCTTCGGCGGCCCGGCCGATGCGGCGCGCCGACTCGCGGGGCTGTCCGACGGGCAGTCGCCACTGCTGCAGGCGGTGGCCGTGGCGGCCCGCCACACCCGCCCCCAGCCCGAACTCTTCCAGCCCCTTCACGCGGTGGCGCCCCCCGAGGGCGACGACGGCCGGCTGATCGGCGAGTGGAACCAGGGCTACGTGGGCGCCCTCGCGAGCCTGCAGAGCACCCTCGATGCCGTGGCGGCGGCCAACGGACCCGCCCGCACCGGGGCGCTGGGCCAGGCCGAGCAGTCGGTGCGCCAGGCCGAGCAGTCCGTGGGGATGATCGCCCAGGGATTCAACGGCCAGCCCGATGGCGCCCGGGTCACGGGCACGGCGGTGCGGACGCTTCTCGAGTCGCCGATTCGGAGGGCCGGCGCGCTGGTCGGTGCACTGCCGTCGGCCGAGCTCAACGGGCGCGGACGGCAATTCTGCCAGGATTTCTCGCAACTCCTGCAGGGGTACCCGTTCCAGCCCGGGTCGCCGATCGACGCGAACCTCGACGATGTCGTCGCCGCGCTGCAGCCGGGACAGAGTGCCCTGTGGGCCTTCTACCAGGACGCACTGCAGAGTCTGATCGCTCCGCAGGGCACCCGCTACGTGGCCCGACCGGGCGCCGATCCGTCGGCCAACCCCGCCTTCGTCACCTTCTTCAACCGGGCCGCCGATGCCTCCGCCTCACTGTTCGACGCCCAGGGAGCGGGGCCGCAGGTGGTGTTCGTGCTGCGGCCGCAGACCTCCGATGCCCTGCCGGAGATCACGGTGAGCATCGACGGACAGACGCAGACCTTCACCCGGACGCAGGCGGCCGCACGCACCTTCATCTGGGAGGGCGCCCGCGCCCGGGACGCCCGCATCACAGGACGACTCGGCGGCGCGGTGGTTCCGCTGGTGGAGGTGCCCGACGGACCGTGGGCGCTCTTCCGCCTCTTCCAGCTCGCCGACTGGCAGGACCTGGGCGGCTCGCGCTATCAGCTCACGTGGCGCGTGCCCAACCAGACCCTCAGCTTCAGTGCCGAACTCAACCTCGCCGCGCCCGCGCCCATCTTCGAGCGCGCCTTCCTCGACGGACTGTCGTGCGTGTCGACCGTCTCCCGATGA
- a CDS encoding CsgG/HfaB family protein: MRSRSAIFVFVALAVLPAFLAAQDAADTRPGIAVMRFDNAGSHGDEAEAENFEALEVGLQDMLISELSQNSQLRLVERGALQELIREQELGTEGRVEAATAAEIGRLVGARYMILGSFVDVFEQVRMDARVVDVETGELLRARGVQDRREQIYGIVVELSQAITEDLDLPELPEAVQEERREREIPSEAVTLYSRALVFQDAGRTDQARELLQRVTSDFPEFVEAREKLEQLPTG, from the coding sequence ATGCGCAGCCGCTCAGCCATTTTCGTGTTCGTCGCCCTCGCCGTGTTGCCGGCCTTCCTCGCCGCACAGGACGCCGCCGACACCCGCCCGGGCATCGCGGTCATGCGCTTCGACAACGCCGGCTCGCACGGCGATGAGGCGGAGGCCGAGAACTTCGAGGCGCTCGAGGTGGGACTCCAGGACATGCTCATCTCCGAACTGTCGCAGAATTCGCAGCTCCGGCTGGTTGAGCGCGGGGCTCTCCAGGAGTTGATCCGCGAGCAGGAGCTCGGCACGGAGGGCCGCGTGGAGGCCGCCACCGCCGCCGAGATCGGCCGACTCGTCGGCGCCCGCTACATGATCCTGGGCAGCTTCGTCGACGTCTTCGAGCAGGTGCGGATGGACGCGCGCGTGGTGGACGTCGAGACGGGTGAGCTGCTGCGGGCCCGAGGCGTGCAGGACCGCCGCGAGCAGATCTACGGCATCGTGGTGGAGCTCTCGCAGGCGATCACCGAGGACCTCGACCTGCCCGAGCTGCCCGAGGCCGTGCAGGAGGAGCGCCGCGAGCGGGAGATCCCCTCCGAGGCCGTCACCCTCTACTCGCGGGCGCTGGTCTTCCAGGATGCGGGGCGCACGGATCAGGCGCGCGAGCTGCTGCAGCGGGTGACCAGCGACTTCCCCGAGTTCGTGGAAGCGCGCGAAAAGCTCGAGCAGCTGCCCACGGGGTGA
- the tssK gene encoding type VI secretion system baseplate subunit TssK: protein MRNLSPVVWSEGMHLAQHHFQLQSRYFQDSTAFALDTLFSAPWGVVGCDLDDEALLNGTVAVRALQAVFPDGLVVQVPDDPAPEPLEIRERFSPTRDSHVVVLCVPPYRVDGANCGDDHRYRAGEVEVVDDTAGGSAAKVAVGLKNLELHLDDDVPEGAVQLPLARIRRDGSGRFVYDEGHVPPTLQLRGSRGLQRRLRRLVEVLEEKSRSLGARGPSGDSASYSGTEIAGFWFAHALRSALPPLRHHLATRTAHPEEVFLEMSRLAGALCTFTADASATELPGYDHRDLETTFDALDRHIRRNLDIVMPVGAVTIPLEPFETAFLKGTITDRRCLDRSAEWWLVIRPDGPAPQLAAAAPRLAKVCSAKHIVRLVREAYPGMELVHVESPPAALSPRVGHRYFRIERTDPCWSSVVDTGEVGVYVPDALGPARFDISVVLESSS from the coding sequence ATGCGCAACCTCTCGCCGGTCGTCTGGAGCGAAGGCATGCACCTCGCTCAGCACCACTTCCAGTTGCAGAGCCGGTACTTCCAGGACTCCACCGCCTTCGCCCTCGACACCCTCTTCTCCGCTCCATGGGGCGTGGTGGGGTGCGATCTCGACGACGAGGCGCTCCTCAACGGCACGGTGGCCGTGCGCGCCCTCCAGGCGGTGTTTCCCGACGGCCTCGTCGTGCAGGTGCCCGACGATCCGGCGCCGGAGCCCCTCGAGATCCGCGAGCGCTTCTCGCCCACTCGCGACTCGCACGTGGTGGTGCTGTGCGTGCCGCCCTACCGCGTCGACGGCGCCAACTGCGGCGACGACCACCGGTACCGCGCGGGCGAGGTGGAAGTGGTGGACGACACCGCCGGCGGCAGCGCGGCGAAGGTGGCGGTGGGGTTGAAGAATCTGGAACTCCATCTCGACGACGACGTGCCGGAGGGCGCCGTTCAACTGCCTCTCGCGCGCATCCGTCGCGATGGGAGCGGCCGCTTCGTGTACGACGAGGGCCACGTGCCTCCCACCCTCCAACTGCGAGGGAGTCGGGGACTCCAGCGCCGGCTCCGTCGCCTCGTGGAGGTACTCGAGGAGAAGTCGCGGTCGCTCGGGGCCCGCGGCCCGTCCGGCGACAGCGCGAGCTACTCGGGCACGGAGATCGCCGGGTTCTGGTTCGCCCACGCCCTGCGATCCGCGCTGCCCCCGCTGCGGCACCACCTGGCGACCCGCACGGCTCATCCCGAGGAGGTGTTTCTCGAGATGTCGAGACTGGCCGGCGCGCTGTGCACCTTCACCGCCGACGCGTCGGCGACGGAGTTGCCGGGCTACGACCATCGCGACCTCGAGACCACCTTCGACGCGCTCGACCGCCACATTCGGCGCAACCTCGACATCGTGATGCCGGTGGGCGCCGTGACGATCCCGCTCGAGCCCTTCGAGACCGCCTTCCTGAAAGGAACGATCACCGATCGTCGCTGTCTGGATCGGAGTGCCGAGTGGTGGCTCGTGATTCGGCCCGACGGGCCCGCGCCGCAGCTGGCCGCGGCCGCGCCCCGGTTGGCCAAGGTGTGCTCGGCGAAGCACATCGTGCGCCTGGTCCGGGAAGCGTACCCGGGCATGGAGCTCGTGCATGTGGAGTCGCCGCCCGCGGCCCTCTCCCCGCGCGTGGGACACCGGTACTTCCGGATCGAGCGCACCGATCCCTGCTGGAGTTCGGTGGTCGACACCGGCGAGGTCGGGGTGTATGTGCCCGATGCGCTGGGCCCGGCCCGCTTCGACATCTCGGTCGTACTGGAGTCCTCGTCATGA
- a CDS encoding protein phosphatase 2C domain-containing protein yields the protein MSGEFLPGRTLRMTVAASTDPGRRRSENQDRYLVADLSDRDPDGALMEGGEGAPGPRGPTAIEVGPRGALLMVADGMGGAAGGATASAMACRAVGGLLSTGWGELRTGTPRELGRHLEIAVEEANRLIHTRSEADERLQGMGTTATVVAVMEGHLVLAQVGDSRAYLMRDGAVTQLTRDQSVVQMLQDAGEIDAEEAKTDRRANLILQALGTLPDVKVDVTHQPLRRGDVLLLCSDGLSGLVEGEEMAERIRTAALDESATTLVQLANERGGPDNITVVLAHFDGDALVPANPGDLVGRMRLDLEER from the coding sequence ATGAGCGGCGAGTTCCTGCCCGGCCGCACGCTGCGCATGACGGTGGCCGCCTCCACCGACCCGGGCCGTCGACGGTCGGAGAACCAGGATCGCTACCTCGTGGCCGACCTCTCCGACCGGGATCCCGACGGAGCGCTCATGGAGGGCGGAGAGGGCGCCCCGGGCCCGCGCGGGCCCACCGCGATCGAGGTGGGCCCGCGGGGTGCGCTGCTGATGGTGGCCGACGGCATGGGGGGCGCCGCGGGAGGCGCCACCGCGAGCGCGATGGCGTGCCGTGCGGTGGGGGGGCTGCTGTCGACCGGGTGGGGCGAGCTCCGCACCGGCACCCCGCGCGAGCTGGGTCGCCACCTCGAGATCGCGGTCGAAGAGGCCAACCGGTTGATCCACACCCGTTCCGAGGCCGACGAGCGACTGCAGGGCATGGGGACGACGGCCACGGTGGTCGCGGTGATGGAGGGGCACCTGGTGCTGGCGCAGGTGGGCGATTCCCGCGCCTACCTGATGCGCGACGGCGCGGTCACCCAGCTCACCCGCGATCAGTCGGTGGTCCAGATGCTCCAGGACGCGGGCGAGATCGACGCCGAGGAGGCCAAGACCGACCGGCGGGCCAACCTGATCCTGCAGGCGCTCGGGACGCTCCCCGACGTGAAGGTCGACGTCACCCATCAGCCGCTCCGGCGCGGCGACGTGCTGCTGCTCTGCTCCGACGGCCTCTCCGGGCTGGTCGAGGGCGAAGAGATGGCCGAGCGGATCCGCACGGCCGCCCTCGACGAATCGGCCACCACCCTCGTGCAGCTCGCCAACGAGCGCGGCGGCCCCGACAACATCACGGTGGTGCTCGCCCACTTCGACGGCGACGCCCTCGTGCCGGCGAACCCGGGCGACCTCGTGGGCCGCATGCGGCTGGACCTGGAGGAGCGGTGA
- a CDS encoding serine/threonine-protein kinase gives MTERESPEDTGLVGTVLADRYRIVRRLGEGAMGTVYLGEHLRFGRLDAIKVLRAGMERDREATDRFLRGARNASRINHPNVCTVYDFGDTGEGPQFLAMEYVEGDTLADILEEEGRLPLDRAIHIARQTASALDAAHDMGIVHRDLKPGNVMLAAGRDGRDQVKVVDFDIAKGSAEGEGAEVTRTGFVVGTPEYMSPEQLIGDPLDGRSDIYSLALLFVRTLTGRLPVRAESTQDLMVERLTQEPLTLADIAPDLELPPRVQAALDHALQRRRDDRPATAGAFAAALGETGTATAAPATDRATVAAGADDGSAASRAAGPPPNGPGRAKAAGAGAVPPTAVGRTPADAPAPLAAPTPGHSRLALWVGGALALAVIAFGVVQMIGGGEAPDSALPPAEQTAGPAGPTDPADDDPPSTDTGEAATDSAAQPTADPIDDPVRTDPDDDPPPTVDPEVAVRPPLRPAAEVEDQLFRQLTALTDRPETGVFRAARDTAALAWEESRHPDAVRALAAYVTASSFEAEDRRDDALAWARRATELAPGNPGYQALLDALGGRP, from the coding sequence ATGACCGAGCGGGAGTCCCCGGAAGACACCGGGCTGGTCGGCACCGTACTCGCAGATCGCTACCGCATCGTGCGGCGGCTCGGCGAGGGCGCGATGGGCACCGTCTACCTCGGTGAGCACCTGCGCTTCGGTCGCCTCGACGCCATCAAGGTCCTGCGCGCCGGGATGGAGCGCGATCGCGAGGCCACCGATCGCTTCCTGCGCGGCGCCCGCAACGCCTCGCGCATCAATCACCCCAACGTCTGTACCGTCTACGATTTCGGCGATACCGGCGAGGGGCCGCAGTTCCTCGCGATGGAGTACGTGGAGGGCGACACCCTCGCCGACATCCTCGAGGAAGAGGGCCGCCTGCCGCTCGATCGGGCCATCCACATCGCGCGCCAGACCGCATCGGCGCTCGACGCCGCGCACGACATGGGAATCGTGCATCGCGACCTCAAGCCCGGAAACGTGATGCTCGCCGCGGGGCGCGACGGGCGCGATCAGGTGAAGGTGGTGGACTTCGACATCGCGAAGGGGAGCGCCGAAGGCGAGGGCGCGGAAGTCACCCGCACGGGATTCGTGGTGGGGACTCCGGAGTACATGAGCCCCGAGCAGTTGATCGGCGACCCGCTCGACGGCCGCAGCGACATCTACTCACTGGCCCTGCTCTTCGTGCGCACGCTGACGGGACGACTGCCGGTGCGCGCGGAGTCGACGCAGGACCTGATGGTCGAGCGGCTCACGCAGGAGCCGCTCACCCTCGCCGACATCGCGCCCGATCTCGAGTTGCCGCCCCGGGTGCAGGCCGCCCTCGACCACGCGCTTCAGCGCCGCCGCGACGACCGGCCCGCCACGGCGGGGGCCTTCGCCGCCGCCCTCGGGGAAACGGGGACCGCGACCGCCGCGCCGGCGACGGATCGAGCCACTGTGGCCGCCGGGGCGGACGATGGATCCGCCGCGAGCCGCGCCGCCGGGCCGCCCCCGAACGGACCGGGTCGGGCGAAGGCGGCGGGGGCCGGAGCCGTGCCTCCCACCGCGGTCGGCCGCACCCCCGCCGACGCCCCCGCCCCGCTGGCGGCGCCCACCCCTGGTCACTCGCGCCTCGCCCTGTGGGTGGGCGGGGCCCTGGCGCTGGCCGTGATCGCCTTCGGCGTGGTGCAGATGATCGGCGGCGGCGAGGCACCCGACTCCGCGCTGCCGCCCGCGGAGCAGACCGCCGGTCCGGCCGGCCCGACCGACCCGGCCGACGACGACCCGCCGTCGACCGACACCGGGGAGGCCGCCACCGACAGCGCTGCGCAGCCGACGGCCGACCCGATCGACGATCCGGTGCGCACCGACCCGGACGACGATCCGCCCCCCACCGTCGACCCCGAGGTGGCCGTGCGGCCCCCGCTGCGTCCGGCCGCCGAGGTCGAGGACCAGCTCTTCCGGCAGCTGACCGCCCTCACCGATCGACCGGAGACGGGGGTGTTCCGCGCCGCGCGCGACACCGCCGCCCTGGCCTGGGAGGAGTCGCGACACCCCGACGCCGTCCGCGCCCTGGCGGCCTACGTCACGGCGTCGTCGTTCGAGGCCGAAGACCGACGCGACGACGCCCTCGCCTGGGCCCGTCGAGCCACCGAACTGGCCCCCGGCAACCCGGGCTACCAGGCACTTCTCGACGCGCTCGGAGGACGCCCATGA
- a CDS encoding trypsin-like peptidase domain-containing protein, whose protein sequence is MTLELRVLTGGRAGEVRRFTEDTVLVGRAEGAHLRLDPVHDLHVSAQHARLVRRADDWWVVDLGSRNGTWLNGQRVEEPVPLRPGMRVRLGWEGPELEILGPGGSRGDDLGRLARRNRLLLGGLALLMVALVTVVGMNLRARNSARSAWMQERAALVARTDSLMQLSSDMRDRLEGEVAGLADALDASRVQAAQLQADLARLGDEAGDPEELARLEERLRTATAALETQQIAASLDAASLTARVRPAVALIYVEFEDGERSVATGFAISTDGRVVTNRHVVAGPAGTNRAVRLGVQFSGSPQVWPAELVRTDEASDLALLDVRNLLGGNPAVPGINTRADTLAAGSPVLLLGFPFASPTGESEDGLLPRALSTAGVIRGRAAGRLEIQGWGAEGASGSPVFDGTGQVAGVLFGASGVDDERYLVAVPASALLAFIAGDD, encoded by the coding sequence GTGACGCTCGAACTCCGCGTGCTCACGGGCGGACGCGCCGGCGAGGTGCGCCGCTTCACCGAGGACACCGTGCTCGTGGGGCGCGCCGAGGGCGCGCATCTGCGCCTCGACCCGGTTCACGACCTGCATGTGTCGGCGCAGCACGCGCGCCTCGTGCGCCGCGCCGACGACTGGTGGGTGGTGGATCTCGGCAGTCGCAACGGCACCTGGCTGAACGGGCAGCGGGTGGAGGAGCCCGTGCCGCTCCGGCCCGGCATGCGCGTCCGACTCGGTTGGGAGGGCCCCGAACTGGAGATCCTGGGCCCCGGGGGATCGCGCGGTGACGACCTCGGCCGGCTCGCCCGCCGCAACCGCCTTCTGCTGGGTGGACTGGCGCTGCTCATGGTGGCGCTGGTGACGGTGGTGGGCATGAACCTGCGGGCCCGAAACAGCGCGCGCTCCGCCTGGATGCAGGAGCGCGCGGCCCTCGTGGCCCGCACCGACTCGCTCATGCAGCTCAGCAGCGACATGCGCGACCGCCTGGAGGGCGAGGTGGCCGGGCTCGCCGACGCCCTCGACGCCTCCCGGGTCCAGGCGGCCCAGTTGCAGGCCGATCTCGCTCGTCTCGGCGACGAAGCGGGCGATCCCGAGGAGCTGGCTCGCCTCGAGGAGCGTCTGCGGACGGCCACCGCAGCTCTCGAGACGCAGCAGATCGCCGCCTCGCTCGATGCGGCGTCGCTCACCGCACGGGTGCGCCCGGCGGTGGCGTTGATCTACGTGGAGTTCGAGGACGGTGAGCGCTCGGTGGCCACCGGGTTCGCCATCTCCACCGACGGTCGGGTCGTCACCAATCGCCACGTGGTGGCCGGCCCGGCGGGCACGAATCGCGCCGTGCGGCTCGGCGTGCAGTTCTCCGGCAGTCCCCAGGTGTGGCCCGCCGAACTGGTGCGTACCGACGAGGCCAGCGACCTCGCCCTGCTCGATGTGCGCAATCTGCTCGGCGGAAACCCGGCCGTGCCGGGCATCAACACCCGCGCCGACACCCTCGCGGCCGGATCCCCCGTGCTGCTGCTCGGGTTCCCCTTCGCCTCTCCCACGGGCGAGAGCGAAGACGGACTGCTGCCCCGGGCGCTGTCCACCGCCGGAGTGATCCGGGGTCGAGCCGCCGGACGGCTCGAGATCCAGGGCTGGGGAGCCGAGGGGGCGAGCGGGAGTCCCGTATTCGACGGCACGGGGCAGGTGGCCGGGGTGCTCTTCGGCGCCTCGGGGGTGGACGACGAGCGCTACCTCGTGGCCGTACCGGCCTCCGCCCTCCTCGCCTTCATCGCCGGCGACGACTGA